GTTTCAAAGCTTCACGAAGCAGTGCTTCATCACtaactgtgtcttaagaactagtttcaCCAACTAGCAATAGTCAAGAGTTAATCATACTCCAATTAGACCAATCTATGTATCAAtccaaactgaattaaaatagtTATGACccgtcttgaagaaaaaaaatgacttactttttaagactagtctaagcagtttatgcaactggccccaagTTAAAAAACACAGTTGACTGaattaatgactgaattaatGAATTGCATGAATTTGAATGAAATCCTACATTTgctgtaggatttactttgaaatcatttttacacagaaattgctagtaaatttcacaaataggCTAATTAGAaagaaacacattgaattaatcGTGAAATTTTTAAGTCAAAagtctgaaatagcattttcttgttaAAAGTACACCGATAAtctgttttattcacaactttgGAAAATAATCTTTTACCATATTTTCTAGAAAATAAGTTGCAGGAggtcaaaattgtattttattaaataaataaaaaataataaaatagataaattgaatcagtgtataaatcacattttattataaatacttgAAATCTAATGGTATtcagaaaagaacagaaatataatgtaataaatataaaacaagcatGGCTAACAGCCTTTATTATAAACACAAAGAAtcaactaatttatttaaatggaaattaaacTACCAGCATGTGGGAAATATGCTTTACAAATAAACTCATGTAACAAATGCttgatgtttattgcattataagATGCTTTGGAATCAGCacatttcagatgataaaaaaaacacttattttgcaGAAAACAAGGTATTTAATTTCTAAGTGCAAGTCCCAAAATACACCCAAATACACATGCAATTTAATTTTAAGCTTGAGGTAGTTGttggatgattttcacatcatctGTGTCACTCACAAACTCACCTACGAGTAAACGCACGGGATCCGACAGCAGCtgctgtgtttctgtttgtgcttCACATTGAGCGACTCCCAGATCCAGACCCACAGAGACCGCAGAACGAACCAGGACTCCAGTGAATCCTCTCGCTTCACATCCAGCTCCAGTCCGTCCAACATCAGTCTGAACGTCACGGGCGCAGATCCGCGCTCAGAACGGCAGCTGATGTTGGCTGTTAGGCCGGAGCCGTTAGAGAAGACCGTAAACGATAACGAGGGCACAGAGATGTGCTCTGAAGATCAGAAAACAGGCAATGAGAATCAATACAAAACAGTTCTGAAGTTTCCATTCTGAAACGGTATATTCACATTCAGTGAAAATAAATGGACAGGACTGGATTGGATGGTAAaggtgttaactgaaataaatcagaaataaaataaaataaaatatatacatttatagaagcctgtttctgccacttatctcacaattctgactttttttcctcagaattctgactttttctcaattgcgagtttatatctcgcagttctgactttatttctcagaattgtgagtttgtatcacgcaattatgagaaaaaaaagtctgaattgtgagataaaaagtcgcaattacctttttttctatggaagcagattagtctcaaatataattcacgcaaaaaacgcgattcacacatgcatagacaatttcacatgcatgaaacctaattcacgtacacacaaaaaaaaattcacgtgcgtgaaaaaaaaaatatatattcacaaaaaagcaattcacatgcgcaaaaataaaattatatattcataaaatacatttcacaaatgcaaaacacaattcgtagatatacaactgtgcagaaaaacctttgaatgtttaaaatgtacgagtgtctgaatgtacaaatcgtcatttactacgaatccactcagatttgtgtgtgtgtgtgttttttgagactttcctggcagagctctcttcccacgtgggtctgtcgtactctttagccaatcagatgcgagcttaccattcaaccaatcatatcatgagccactgagagtgcattcaaggagcacgattctgcacaccttttgcgcaatatggattaattagaacagaaattaagcctttacatcagtaatcccatagacagtaaaagaaatggacacagcgacccaattggaactcaattgagacaagtgaagcccatttttagtggtttttagcacttccgtttctgacgcgcagactcaaacaaaggaagcttctgccattattgtgacttcatctgaacatgtgcaaaactactctccttgaatgcactctcagtggcttatgatatgattggttgaatggtaagctcgcatctgattggcttaagagtacgacagacccacgtgggaagagagctctgccaggaaagtctcaaaaacacacacacacaaatctgagtggattcgtagtaaatgacgatttgtacattcagacacgtgaattttttttgtgtgtacgtgaattaggtttcatgcatgtgaaattgtctacgcatgtgtgaatcgtgttttttgcgtgaattatatttgagactaatctgcttccataagtTTCATGTATAATAGatgaaaactgaactgaaacaaataaaattaagtaaacctaagtattaatattaaaaataaaaaataaacacatttttaaaacaaaattactaaaggtCTTTGCACACTCTTTCTCGTCTGAAattttcacactttaaaaaataaatacgacctcatgttctgtcaatcacgtttacacactgcctccaaaATTTTtgtctttcataaaaaaaattctgaacagGTTAGATTTTCTGCATccatagcaagcattttgatagaaaaggatgatgaatatgaaaaactgaaagaaagaaaataacgcATACGAAAATTTTGGACTGAACTGTTGAACTTTAGGTTGAAACACTaaaattgttgaaaataaataaaataataaagtaaataatataaaaatacattaaacctAAAGCgtaatatttaaaaagcacataacattaaactaaaaaataaaatgtaaatattagatgaaaaaacttaaactaaaagaaaattagaaGTAAGAAAACGGAAATAAGTTTAAGctgggaataaataaaaattaaaagtgaaataaactcaagtctaaaaaatgacaaaagcacatataaaaaaaaagaagctaaaaatgaaaatataaatattagatgaaaaacaaaaatttgaaatgttgccccGGCAACCAACTGAGATAAGTTTAGGTTGAAGCAAAAAAGCTAAAATtgctaactggaaataaataaaaactaaaactgagaaattaattaaacctaaatagaaataattaaaacaaatctagaaaaaatatcaaaagcacataacaaaattattatagggttattcaTACACTGCAGGAtgttcaacaaaaacaaatgcacaagaCTTGATTGGATGATAAAAGTGTCTTTGAAATGCAGAAGTGAGAGTTGTTAAATTTGTTACTTTTGACAGTGACGTGGAGGTTTCGGCTGCTGGAGTATCTGGGGTTGACAGTCATCTGGTTTTGAGCTGTGCATGAGtatatcccagaatgcatttcacTCGCCCCGTCCACTGTGAGAGCGTCTCCAGAGAGCCGCTGGAGCTCTGAAGAGGAGTCCAATTCCTGTGTGTTGTGGTACCATGTGAAGGACAGATGCGTCCCCTTCCTGACGAGACAGCGCAGGACAAGCTTCTGTCCTTCATAGATGATCGCTGGATCGGGATCTGAGCTCAATTGGGCTCCTATGACAGGAACTGACATCGACACAACTATTATAAAGTATCAGTCAATATCACATGATGGCACATGACCAGGGTTATTATCCTTCACTAAAACTTATTGgttacactttgttttaaggtgtccttgttacagtgtatttatacatttaagtacagagtaatgataattaactacatgtacttactatatggttagggtcaggattagggtttggtttagggttacttgcatgtaattatgcataagtagttgttattataatagtaactACATAGAACCTGtgtaaaaccttaaaataaagtgttaccaatttatctttaaaaaaaacgctgaattgaaataaatctgaaataaaataaaatatgaaaaataaaaaaaatctaaatattgcatGAAAACTAATCTAAAATTATTCTAAGTTCATTCTTAAGTTTAGGTTAAAgcaataaaattactaactggaaataaattaaaaactaaaactgaattaaaactaaaataaattaaacctgatctagtaatattaaaaaataaataaataaacagataaaaagcatgcaacaatattactaaaaaaaaaaaactaaaatataaaaatataaatactacatgaaaaatttaaactaaatgaaaatcagaaatgttgctttggcaactaaatgaaaaaagtaatctgaagCGCTTAAATTACTaatgggaaataaataaaaactaaaactgaaattaaaaatatatttaacctaaatagtaatgtttaaaaaaagtaacatgaaaatactaaaactttaacttaacaactaaaaaacttaaactaaacaaaaatttgagatgttgccttggcaactaactgaattaagtttaaattgctaactaaaattactaagtggaaataaataaaaaataaaactgatctaaaactgatataaagtaaaaataaattaatcataaatactAAATAAGTTTAGGTTGAAGCGCTAAAATCTTAATCTTAAATTAAACCCAAAtagtatcatttaaaataaaaactaataaaaatgactaaagcaGATAACTAAATTGctaaaatttttaatgaaaactgaaaatattaaataagggttaagtcaaaatatgaataaaaactatgatagtatgcaaataataattaaacaacaccGTCTCTGAGGTGTCctaattcccttgatcttttgacaaataagaggtcattgtactataaaaacataatgtaagtttcagaactcaaaacttcctcTTAGTCTAAAAACACCTTAAACTGAATGcagtctgccaaaatgacagcttgtggaatgttctactctataAGCCCAGGAATTttcctcagaaagtccctgctcatgaagtagtactttttcaaaggtccgggacttttgggggcgggacttgggctgATGccgattggttgagttcacgcagcttTGTATTTCAACAaccatttattcactttttttttttttttttaataatactgttattgtgtcataaaatgtagttttaaaagtatttcaggtgagaatgtaattattttaaactcaaatatgcagttcatttataaagacagcgcctatttgaaaatgtgcttcgCTGATTTAGGAAACGTGAGCTCCACGTGGTTTCCAGCTGAAATTTGCTTACGTGGTATTGAGAAGTGCATGCAGACCTACATCACTAGACTATTAGCCTAATCTTTGGTACCTTAGACTGCGATGGAAACGCAGACAGCAACAGATCTGCAGAAAAAAGTTCCTGGGACAAATTGTTCCTGGTTATTTCATTGAAAAAGTGGCtaatgatgtaatagtgtggataagc
This DNA window, taken from Cyprinus carpio isolate SPL01 chromosome B11, ASM1834038v1, whole genome shotgun sequence, encodes the following:
- the LOC122138965 gene encoding Fc receptor-like protein 5 isoform X1 — translated: MMAGSLHFLLLSLCVLLEPVTEIGGLLLKPVLSGPSEAYVRSEVQFDCAVPGWSSPLTFELRKDAGDLIAAENNVKVTFTLQVTEGSEGEYYCRLTAGGQTSNSIHFQAVIPVIGAQLSSDPDPAIIYEGQKLVLRCLVRKGTHLSFTWYHNTQELDSSSELQRLSGDALTVDGASEMHSGIYSCTAQNQMTVNPRYSSSRNLHVTVKSNKFNNSHFCISKTLLSSNQVLCICFC